TGGATCGCATGGATCTGGAGCGCGAGCGTGGCATCACCATCAAGGCCCAGGCCATTACCCTGAACTACCTGGCGCAGGATGGGAACACCTACGAGCTGAACCTGATTGATACTCCGGGGCACGTGGACTTTTCCTATGAGGTATCCCGCAGCCTTGCCGCCTGTGAAGGGGCACTGCTGGTGGTTGACGCTTCCCAGGGTGTCGAGGCCCAGACTCTGGCAAACGTGTACCTGGCCCTGGACAACGACCTTGAGCTGATTCCGGTGCTCAATAAAATCGATCTGCCGTCGGCGGAGCCGGAGCGTATCAAGCAGCAGATTGAAGATATTATCGGACTGGATACTTCCGATGCCGTTATGGCCTCTGCCAAGGAGGGGATCGGTATCGGCGATATTCTCGAGGCGGTGGTGCAGCGCATTCCCTCACCGGAGGGCTCAGAGGAAGCGCCGCTGCAGGCACTTATTTTCGACTCCTGGTTTGACCCCTACCAGGGCGTGATCATCATGGTGCGGATTGTGAATGGCTCTTTGCGCAAGGGGATGCGTATCCGCTCCTTCAAGGGAAGGAAGGAACACGAGGTCACCCATGTGGGGTACTTTGACCCCTTTCAGCAGGATGTGGACTGTCTCAGCGCCGGCAGTGTCGGCTTTGTGATCGCCGGTATCAAGGATATTCAGGAGGTCAAGGTCGGTGACACCATCACGCGCTGTGACCACCCGGCCAAGCAGCCGCTGGACGGTTACAAGGAAGTGAAGCCCATGGTATTCAGCGGGCTTTACCCTGTGGACAGTGCAGAGTACGATGACCTGCGGGACGCTCTGGAAAAGCTGGTGCTCAACGACGCTTCCCTGAGTTTTGAGCTGGAGAGCTCGGCGGCCCTTGGTTTTGGTTTTCGCTGTGGCTTCCTGGGACTTCTGCACATGGAGATCATTCAGGAGCGTCTGGAGCGCGAGTACAACCTGAATCTCATTACCACGGCGCCTACGGTGACCTACGCGGTGCACGATATCCATGGTGGGTGCACCATGGTGGACAACCCCACGCAGCTGCCGGATCCGCAGTTGATCGACCATATCGAAGAGCCGTATATTGTTGCCAACATCATGTGTCCCAACGACTACGTGGGGCAGGTGATCACCCTGTGCCAGATGAAGCGCGGGATTCAGAAGGCCATTCAGTATATTGGATCTGACCGGGTCATGGTCACCTATGAATTGCCGCTCAACGAAGTGGTCATGGATTTTTATGATGCCCTGAAGAGCGCGACGCGCGGCTATGCCTCTTTGGATTATGACTTCCTGGAGTATCGCCCCGGCAAGCTGGTCAAGCTCGATATACTGCTCAACGGCGACACGGTGGACGCCTTGAGTCTGATCGTGCACGCTGACAGCGCCTATGCCCGTGGCCGCGACCTGGCAGCCAAGATGCGCGAAATCATTCCGCGCCAGATGTTCGAAGTGGCGATTCAGGCCGCTATCGGTAATAAGATCATCGCTCGCGAGACCGTCAAGGCCATGCGGAAAAACGTTCTTGCCAAGTGTTATGGTGGCGATATCACCCGAAAAAAGAAGCTTCTGGAGAAACAGAAGGAAGGAAAGAAACGCATGAAACAGGTGGGAGCAGTGGAAGTTCCTCAGGAAGCATTTATGGCCGTTCTGCGTGTCGGCACGGAGGGAAGGTAAGTGGTGAACGAGACCCATACCGACAAGGAAGGAACGCCGGTATCCCGGGAGGGAAATCCCAGGGGGATGCGCCACTTGCTGGAGAGGCACCTTGATCTGATTATCGCGGTTTTCTATACGCTGTGCCTGATCTTCTGGGCCGATCAGCTGCCCCTGAAAATGGGGACGGCCACGGTATCTTTGCCCATGGTGGTGATACTGACCGCATTGATTGCCCACCACGCCTTCTATTACGTGGTCCGCCTGCTGAAGACCACCATTGAAAAGGGAAGATTCCAGCGTTTTGTGGACGAAATATCCCAGGTGCTTGCCATGGCCCTGGTGATTATCATCTTCATCGTGCAGGCCTTCAAGATCCCTTCCGGATCCATGCTGGAGACGCTGCAGATCGGTGACCACCTGCTGGTGAACAAGTTTATATACACTTTTGTAGAAGTTGAGCGCGGTGACGTGGTGGTGTTCAAGTTTCCCCCTGAGCCTCACATCGACTATATCAAGCGTGTCGTTGGCCTGCCAGGCGACCGGATTCGCATCGAGGCCAAGCGGGTCTATGTGAATGACGAGCCCTTTGTGACCGGTTTTGAACAGTTTAAGGATTCCCAGCTGCAAACGGGTTCGCCCCGCGACAATATGAAGGAATTCCAGGTTCCCCAGGGCAATTACTTCATGCTGGGTGACAACCGGGATAACTCTTTCGACAGTCGCTTCTGGGGATTTGTTCCCGAAGAAAACATCGTTGGGAAAGCATTCATTCTCTATTTTTCCTGGGATTCCGAAAACAGCGCTGTGCGTTTTAATCGCATCGGCCGCCTGATACGGTGAGAGCGTGGAAGCAACCAAAGCCACCATAGCCGATGTGAAGCAGATTCACACCATCATCAACCGCTTTGCTCAGGAGCAGCTGATGCTGCCCAAGGCGCTGAGCGATATCTATGAGACCATCCGCGATTTTTTTGTTCTGCGTGACGAGCAGGGGCAGGTTACGGCCTGCGGAGCCCTGCACGTTATCTGGGAGGATCTGGCCGAAATTCGCAGCCTGGCCGTAGCCCATGGCTTTCAGGGTCAGGGCCTTGGCAGCTGTATCGTGAGCGCCTGCCTGCAGGAGGCAAATTTCCTGGGGGTGAGGCGTATCTTTGCTCTTACCTATCAGAAGCCTTTCTTTGAGAAGATGGGTTTTCACGAAGTGGAGAAGAGCGAACTGCCCCACAAGATATGGGCTGACTGTGTCAAGTGCGCGAAGTTCCCGGAGTGCGATGAGATTGCCATGGAAATTCTGCTGCAAGGTGTGCGCGCAAGCTGATGGCAACACAGATTATCGGGGCGACGGGCATATTCGATGGCAGGCAGTGGGTACAGACTGTCGCCGTCCGCGACGGGGTTCTGCAGCCCGCCGGGGGCTGCCCTGCGGATCACGCCATCGAAGGAGTGCTTTTCCCTGGCTTTGTCAACGCCCATGCGCACCTGGACCTCTACTTTACCCTGGAGCCCGGCCCCTTCTATCAATGGGTGCAGCGGCTGATCGACAAAATATTTCACGAATATGATGCCGACTTCTCCATTCCCCTTTCCCTGAAGCTCCTTCGTGACTCTGGCGTGCGTTATGTGGGTGATATTGCCCGCAGGCCCCAGGCAGATCGCCTTCAGGAAGAGATTTTCGTCCGCAGTTTCTACGAGTTTATCGTGCGTTATCCGGACATCAGTGAGGAGGGTTTCTACTCGCCCCACTCGCTGTACACGGTTCCCCACGATTTCCTGCAGCGTTTTGGCCGGGAGAATCGGCAGCGCTTTCAGATCCATCTGGCAGAGTCCAGAGACGAGTACGAGTACTTCATCCGCGGTAACGAGACCTTTTACCGCGAATACCTGCAGAAATTCTCCCGGGAGCGCTTTGGGCAGCCGTATCGCTCGCCAGTGCAGGTGCTGGATGACCTGGGGCTGCTGGGGCCTCTCTCGATTCTCGTGCATATGGGCGAGGCCACCGGAGAAGATCTTGACCTGGTGCAGCGCGCTGGGGCCAGTGTTATTGCCTGCCCGGAAAGCAACCGGTTCCTTGGCAATGCGGTCGCCGACCTGCGCGGCCTTGAGGAGCGTGGTATCCCCTATGGTATAGGCACCGATGGTAAATGCTCACGCCACGCTCTGGATTTTCTGGAGGATTATCACGCTGTTGCGGGAGTGGTGGGATATGAGAGTGCCTTCCGCGCTGCGACCAGTGGGGGCGCGGGCGTCATCGGCCTGGGGGACGCGTACAGCCTGTATGGACAGCCGGTATCCCGGGCGGTTGTGGGTCTTGGTGATGGCGTGAATATCAACCGGGTCAAGAGCCTGAGCGATGTCCTGGCAGGCGCCTGAAATAAGGGCTGGTTACAGGAAGGAACGCTGAAAGGGGCTGCCCTGTCCCACCTTGATCTGCCCGCGACGCAGCTCGGTTGCCGAATCGTACTGGGCCTCCAGGCGCTCCTTGAGGTAGTCGTAGGCGAGCCAGGGGTCAATGGTGTTTGAGGGTGTGAAGATATCCACGGCGGCGTAGCTGTGGGATGGCCAGGTATGAATGGACACCCGAATATCTGCCGTGATGACGGTGCCGTTGGCGCCGTTTTCTGGTGTAGGCTGAAAAAAACTCTCTTCGATGGAGGAAGTGCTGAAGGTGATGGCGCCTTCCACGTGTTGCTGAATCAGAACCACATCGCCGATAATCTGCGGGTTACAATTATAAAATTCGACAATAATGTGTTTTGCCAGCGCGTGGACCAATCCGGCACCTCCTTGAAAAATAAGAAAATACTTTTACTCTATTGGTGTGCCGGGCGTCAAGGATGTTTCTGGTTGACGGCGGGTAATGGCCTGTACAGAGGGCTGGCGGGGTGAGTGTTTTTTGCTTGCCTCGGATGAATATCTTTGCCAAAATTACTGTTTTGTTCAGCTGGCTGCTGAGGAAAACTCTCTGGGGCGCAAGCCTGTAGTCGTCTGTGGCTGCAATGCCTTGCGCACTGGGTGCTTTCAGCTGCCGACGGTCTTTTTGCAAGCTGTCTGTGGTTTCGGGCGCGCGGGGATCGTTTATGGAGTGGATGTTATGGAGAGAAAAGGGCTTATGTTTACGTTTTGTGCGATTACCGCTGCTGACGCCTTGGGCGACCACTGCCAGACGGCTGCTTCAGCCCTCGAGGGTGGAGCGGATATGATTCAGCTTCGTGCCAAGGAATTGTCTGGCGATGACCTGCTCGTCTGCGCCAAGAAGATCATGGAACTCAAGTCCCGCTTCCGTTTCACCTTTATCGTGAATGATTCCATCGAGGCAGCGCTGAAATCCAATGCTGACGGAGTCCATCTGGGGCAGGATGACGACGGTCTGGAATTTGCCCGCGATATTCTCGGCCCCGACGCC
This portion of the Desulfurispirillum indicum S5 genome encodes:
- the lepA gene encoding translation elongation factor 4 — encoded protein: MQREFKRNFSIIAHIDHGKSTLADRIIEFTGAIQDREKKDQLLDRMDLERERGITIKAQAITLNYLAQDGNTYELNLIDTPGHVDFSYEVSRSLAACEGALLVVDASQGVEAQTLANVYLALDNDLELIPVLNKIDLPSAEPERIKQQIEDIIGLDTSDAVMASAKEGIGIGDILEAVVQRIPSPEGSEEAPLQALIFDSWFDPYQGVIIMVRIVNGSLRKGMRIRSFKGRKEHEVTHVGYFDPFQQDVDCLSAGSVGFVIAGIKDIQEVKVGDTITRCDHPAKQPLDGYKEVKPMVFSGLYPVDSAEYDDLRDALEKLVLNDASLSFELESSAALGFGFRCGFLGLLHMEIIQERLEREYNLNLITTAPTVTYAVHDIHGGCTMVDNPTQLPDPQLIDHIEEPYIVANIMCPNDYVGQVITLCQMKRGIQKAIQYIGSDRVMVTYELPLNEVVMDFYDALKSATRGYASLDYDFLEYRPGKLVKLDILLNGDTVDALSLIVHADSAYARGRDLAAKMREIIPRQMFEVAIQAAIGNKIIARETVKAMRKNVLAKCYGGDITRKKKLLEKQKEGKKRMKQVGAVEVPQEAFMAVLRVGTEGR
- the lepB gene encoding signal peptidase I — its product is MNETHTDKEGTPVSREGNPRGMRHLLERHLDLIIAVFYTLCLIFWADQLPLKMGTATVSLPMVVILTALIAHHAFYYVVRLLKTTIEKGRFQRFVDEISQVLAMALVIIIFIVQAFKIPSGSMLETLQIGDHLLVNKFIYTFVEVERGDVVVFKFPPEPHIDYIKRVVGLPGDRIRIEAKRVYVNDEPFVTGFEQFKDSQLQTGSPRDNMKEFQVPQGNYFMLGDNRDNSFDSRFWGFVPEENIVGKAFILYFSWDSENSAVRFNRIGRLIR
- a CDS encoding N-acetyltransferase, producing the protein MEATKATIADVKQIHTIINRFAQEQLMLPKALSDIYETIRDFFVLRDEQGQVTACGALHVIWEDLAEIRSLAVAHGFQGQGLGSCIVSACLQEANFLGVRRIFALTYQKPFFEKMGFHEVEKSELPHKIWADCVKCAKFPECDEIAMEILLQGVRAS
- a CDS encoding amidohydrolase family protein gives rise to the protein MATQIIGATGIFDGRQWVQTVAVRDGVLQPAGGCPADHAIEGVLFPGFVNAHAHLDLYFTLEPGPFYQWVQRLIDKIFHEYDADFSIPLSLKLLRDSGVRYVGDIARRPQADRLQEEIFVRSFYEFIVRYPDISEEGFYSPHSLYTVPHDFLQRFGRENRQRFQIHLAESRDEYEYFIRGNETFYREYLQKFSRERFGQPYRSPVQVLDDLGLLGPLSILVHMGEATGEDLDLVQRAGASVIACPESNRFLGNAVADLRGLEERGIPYGIGTDGKCSRHALDFLEDYHAVAGVVGYESAFRAATSGGAGVIGLGDAYSLYGQPVSRAVVGLGDGVNINRVKSLSDVLAGA
- the speD gene encoding adenosylmethionine decarboxylase, which encodes MVHALAKHIIVEFYNCNPQIIGDVVLIQQHVEGAITFSTSSIEESFFQPTPENGANGTVITADIRVSIHTWPSHSYAAVDIFTPSNTIDPWLAYDYLKERLEAQYDSATELRRGQIKVGQGSPFQRSFL